The Candidatus Zixiibacteriota bacterium genome has a window encoding:
- a CDS encoding alkaline phosphatase family protein, translating into MDRVWRVVLSSVCGCVILFAAASVGAAPRLAVVIVVDQMRADYLTRLESEYTGGLNRLVKGGVRFTEAHHDHAVTVTSVGHAAIATGCFPGRHGIVGNSWFDRRSGRVVTSWGDSAAPVVGSTVGEGVSPAALLRPTLGEWLKEQSPSSRVFAISGKNYAAAMMGGHHPDGVWWYDHRTGNFITSTYYLTQVPDWVEAFNRSEAKDHYYRKGWERGWPEASYSSAHSDSFPSENDGIDITFPHHFDTTSRTPDSSYYGALRVTPFSDELLIDFAAALVRDEQLGTDTVPDLLWISCSATDMIGHAFGPDSREMVDNLLRLDGTIGGFLGFLDGTVGADNYVVVLASDHGVMPFPEDLARQGIMGQRVSRVEYRRIIDSVVAGTAEALGIGEPLIEARVNGIVLDTGAALTRGIAPEDLRQAVAADLRRVPFIDEVMTYDELFAPRAVVRGYRDVYRRSFCPDRAPDLALRLVEYTLIDDGGHGTTHGSPYDHDTHVPLLFFGQGVLGGQVIATPVRTVDIAPTLAAMIGIKAPEGIDGSVLTEVLAK; encoded by the coding sequence ATGGACAGGGTGTGGCGGGTTGTGCTGTCATCGGTTTGTGGGTGTGTGATCCTGTTCGCGGCGGCGTCCGTCGGGGCGGCGCCCCGTCTGGCCGTCGTTATCGTCGTAGACCAGATGCGCGCCGATTACCTGACACGGCTGGAGTCGGAGTACACTGGCGGCCTGAACCGATTGGTCAAGGGCGGCGTGCGATTCACCGAGGCGCACCACGATCATGCTGTCACCGTTACCTCCGTCGGACACGCCGCCATTGCCACGGGGTGCTTTCCCGGACGGCATGGGATTGTCGGCAATTCCTGGTTCGATCGACGTTCCGGCCGAGTCGTGACCTCGTGGGGCGATTCGGCGGCCCCCGTCGTGGGCTCGACTGTAGGAGAGGGCGTTTCACCGGCGGCATTGCTGCGCCCCACTCTCGGCGAATGGCTGAAAGAGCAGTCGCCGTCAAGTCGAGTGTTTGCCATTTCGGGGAAGAACTACGCGGCCGCCATGATGGGCGGGCATCATCCCGATGGCGTTTGGTGGTACGATCACCGGACCGGCAACTTCATCACATCGACCTATTACCTGACTCAGGTTCCGGATTGGGTGGAGGCCTTCAACCGCTCCGAAGCCAAGGATCACTACTACCGCAAGGGTTGGGAGCGGGGCTGGCCGGAAGCGTCGTATTCCTCTGCGCACAGCGATTCCTTTCCGTCTGAGAACGACGGCATTGACATCACCTTCCCGCATCACTTCGACACGACAAGCCGCACGCCCGACAGTTCATATTACGGGGCGCTGCGGGTGACACCGTTCAGCGACGAGTTGCTGATCGATTTCGCCGCGGCGTTGGTGCGAGACGAGCAACTCGGTACCGACACCGTTCCCGACCTGCTGTGGATCAGTTGTTCGGCCACCGATATGATTGGTCATGCCTTCGGGCCGGACAGCCGGGAGATGGTCGACAACCTGCTGCGGCTCGACGGCACGATCGGTGGATTCCTCGGCTTTCTTGATGGGACGGTCGGCGCGGACAACTACGTGGTCGTGCTGGCTTCGGACCACGGCGTGATGCCGTTTCCCGAGGATCTGGCACGGCAGGGAATCATGGGTCAACGGGTCTCGCGCGTGGAGTACCGGCGGATCATCGACAGCGTCGTTGCCGGCACAGCGGAAGCGCTGGGCATCGGCGAGCCGCTGATCGAGGCCCGGGTCAATGGCATCGTTCTGGACACCGGCGCGGCACTCACGCGTGGGATCGCTCCGGAAGACCTGCGTCAGGCGGTCGCCGCCGATCTGCGTCGCGTTCCGTTCATCGACGAAGTCATGACCTATGATGAGCTGTTTGCGCCCCGTGCCGTCGTGCGCGGGTATCGCGATGTCTACCGCCGCAGTTTCTGCCCTGACCGGGCACCAGACCTGGCGTTGCGCCTGGTCGAATACACCTTGATCGATGACGGCGGTCATGGGACAACGCATGGATCACCTTACGATCATGACACGCATGTCCCTCTGCTGTTCTTTGGACAGGGCGTACTGGGTGGGCAGGTGATTGCGACTCCCGTGCGGACAGTCGATATCGCGCCGACGCTCGCCGCCATGATCGGTATCAAGGCGCCGGAAGGCATTGACGGGTCGGTACTGACCGAGGTACTGGCGAAGTGA